The following coding sequences lie in one Posidoniimonas polymericola genomic window:
- a CDS encoding sigma-54-dependent transcriptional regulator, with the protein MSDPNTPNTNASVLVVDDHAAARRSVADVLSCAGYAVEQCASAVEALAHVKRAEPDVVVTDLQMPGMNGLEFIQELTRRRHACQVLMMTAHASVQTAVDAMRIGAFDYIEKPFDVDRLEASVARAVSRRGLAEAASDAPRVIGDSPAMRRLMEQIRLIAPTDETVLICGESGVGKELIAQTLHSLSRRAAGPLVGVNCPVLSEQLAESELFGHKKGAFTGADADRVGRFEAAQGGAILLDEVTEISPQLQAKLLRVLQERVFEKVGSSEPTPLDARVVAATNRRLEDEVRAGRFREDLYYRLAVVPIDAPPLRDRGEDVLLLADHFAGQAAARLQRQRVVSDSARDLLMSYSWPGNVRELQNIITRACVLAESDQIEADLICPWLAEESIRSHEAAAGGFPTLAHQTSADRTLAEIEREVILATLSRNDGHRARTAAALGIGVRTLSGKLRDYGVPPGEKQLARSA; encoded by the coding sequence GTGAGCGACCCGAACACGCCCAACACGAACGCCTCGGTGCTGGTTGTCGACGACCACGCCGCCGCCCGACGCTCGGTCGCCGACGTGCTGTCGTGCGCCGGGTACGCGGTCGAGCAGTGCGCCAGCGCCGTCGAGGCGCTGGCCCACGTGAAGCGCGCCGAGCCGGACGTCGTGGTGACCGACCTGCAGATGCCGGGCATGAACGGACTGGAGTTCATCCAGGAGCTCACCCGCCGCCGGCACGCCTGCCAGGTGCTGATGATGACCGCGCACGCCAGCGTCCAGACGGCGGTCGACGCGATGCGGATCGGGGCTTTCGACTACATCGAGAAGCCGTTCGACGTCGACCGGCTCGAGGCGAGCGTCGCCCGGGCGGTGAGCCGCCGCGGGTTGGCCGAGGCGGCGTCCGACGCGCCGCGGGTGATCGGCGACAGCCCCGCCATGCGGCGGCTGATGGAGCAGATCCGGCTGATCGCCCCGACCGACGAGACCGTGCTGATCTGCGGCGAGAGCGGCGTCGGCAAGGAGCTGATCGCCCAGACCCTGCACTCGCTCAGCCGTCGGGCCGCGGGCCCGCTCGTCGGGGTGAACTGCCCGGTGCTGTCGGAGCAGCTGGCCGAGAGCGAGCTGTTCGGCCACAAAAAGGGCGCCTTCACCGGCGCCGACGCCGACCGCGTCGGCCGGTTCGAGGCCGCCCAGGGCGGGGCCATCCTGCTGGACGAGGTCACCGAGATCAGCCCGCAGCTGCAGGCCAAGCTGCTGCGGGTGCTGCAGGAACGCGTGTTCGAGAAGGTCGGCTCGAGCGAGCCCACCCCGCTCGACGCGCGGGTCGTCGCGGCCACCAACCGGCGGCTCGAGGACGAGGTCCGCGCGGGGCGGTTCCGGGAAGACCTCTACTACCGGCTGGCCGTGGTGCCGATCGACGCGCCGCCGCTGCGCGACCGCGGCGAGGACGTGCTGCTGCTGGCCGACCACTTCGCCGGCCAGGCCGCCGCGAGGCTCCAGCGCCAGCGGGTGGTGTCCGACTCCGCCCGCGATCTGCTGATGAGCTACTCGTGGCCCGGCAACGTGCGGGAGCTGCAGAACATTATCACGCGGGCGTGCGTGCTGGCCGAGTCCGACCAGATCGAGGCCGACCTGATCTGCCCGTGGCTGGCGGAAGAGTCGATCCGCTCTCACGAAGCAGCGGCGGGCGGGTTCCCGACGCTCGCCCACCAAACCAGCGCGGACCGGACGCTGGCCGAGATCGAACGCGAGGTGATCCTGGCCACGCTGAGCCGCAACGACGGGCACCGCGCGCGGACCGCCGCGGCGCTCGGCATCGGCGTGCGGACGCTGAGCGGCAAGCTACGCGACTACGGCGTTCCACCCGGCGAGAAGCAGCTGGCCCGTTCTGCCTGA
- the flgB gene encoding flagellar basal body rod protein FlgB produces the protein MAPDIFRSSTLPVLEQVVNFSQARHGVLAGNIANLDTPGYKTRDLSPELFQENLKQAIEDSRRPASAGQAGAASGGGGKDRFDSIAKVKDSLKSILRHDGVDVSLEHQIAEISKNHAQHNLAVNLMSTQFRQLRSAISERQV, from the coding sequence ATGGCTCCTGACATCTTCCGCTCGTCGACCCTGCCGGTCCTGGAGCAGGTGGTCAATTTCTCGCAAGCACGCCACGGGGTGCTCGCGGGCAATATTGCGAACCTTGACACGCCCGGCTATAAGACCCGCGACTTGTCGCCGGAGTTGTTCCAAGAAAACCTCAAGCAGGCGATCGAGGACAGCCGACGGCCGGCCAGCGCTGGCCAGGCCGGCGCGGCGTCGGGGGGCGGAGGCAAGGACCGTTTCGACTCGATCGCCAAGGTGAAGGACTCGCTCAAGAGCATCCTCCGCCACGACGGCGTCGACGTCAGCCTCGAGCACCAGATCGCGGAGATCAGCAAGAACCACGCGCAGCACAACCTGGCGGTCAACCTGATGAGCACGCAGTTCCGCCAGCTGCGGTCGGCGATCAGCGAGCGTCAGGTCTAA
- the flgC gene encoding flagellar basal body rod protein FlgC, with protein MFTAFDVSTSGLVAQRTRLNAISSNLANMSTTRNEYGEPEAYRPRYVTFQTDTGIETSGGGAGVRVASVDQSTEPPNMKYQPGHPDADQHGFVAYPAVDMTTEFVDALEATRAYEANIGVIEITKDLGAQTLRIIA; from the coding sequence ATGTTCACAGCATTCGACGTCAGCACAAGCGGCCTGGTGGCGCAGCGAACTCGCCTCAACGCGATCTCGTCGAACCTGGCCAACATGTCCACCACCCGGAACGAGTACGGCGAGCCGGAGGCCTACCGCCCCCGCTACGTCACCTTCCAGACCGACACCGGCATCGAGACCTCCGGCGGCGGGGCCGGCGTGCGGGTGGCGAGCGTCGACCAGTCGACCGAGCCGCCCAACATGAAATACCAGCCCGGCCACCCCGACGCCGACCAGCACGGCTTTGTCGCGTACCCGGCGGTCGACATGACCACCGAGTTCGTCGACGCCCTCGAGGCGACCCGCGCCTACGAGGCCAACATCGGCGTCATCGAGATCACCAAAGACCTGGGCGCCCAGACGCTCAGGATTATTGCCTAG
- the fliE gene encoding flagellar hook-basal body complex protein FliE: MNPITAGGFQPTNLTSPALRVGNAPDAGQFKGMLVDSIQSVNSMQSQADQAVETLFTGGDVNPAEVLTAVQKADLAFRLTMQMRNKAMEVYQEIKDIRI; encoded by the coding sequence ATGAACCCCATAACCGCCGGCGGATTCCAGCCGACCAACCTGACCAGCCCCGCCCTGCGGGTCGGCAACGCGCCGGACGCCGGGCAGTTCAAGGGGATGCTGGTCGACTCGATCCAGAGCGTCAACTCGATGCAGTCGCAGGCCGACCAGGCGGTCGAGACCCTGTTCACCGGGGGCGACGTCAACCCGGCCGAGGTGCTGACCGCCGTGCAGAAGGCCGACCTCGCGTTCCGCCTGACGATGCAGATGCGGAACAAGGCGATGGAAGTTTACCAAGAGATCAAAGACATCCGGATTTAG
- a CDS encoding FliG C-terminal domain-containing protein — MATATLQSDHSIRKAAVLVRSLDAESVAALLSRLSPAEAKAVRQAVRELDHITDEDRQAVAAALRGGAHEPAEFDSEPAPAAAGVEFAVSGAYSAPSAAAFARPAAPSPIENANPRIDKLGQADPEALIAYLTHEQPATIAVVLSCLPPQRAAEVLSRLPEEARCRAIDRLADMGDIDPDSLDVIASELESWIAQHTQDRRRKEDRRAALQAILLASPAGTRGLLVDRLATRFPELKPQPQPEPIPKPKREPRPEPPQVSVVLPPAPRKPIAPPPEIPFAQLESLDGQQLAAVFGEVDRSVLLVALFGASENLLQRIRGVTTAKQQRALEQSIKRLGPLRLSDISHAQQVVGQAAARVLGPARRAA; from the coding sequence ATGGCGACCGCGACCCTCCAATCCGACCATTCGATCCGCAAGGCGGCGGTGCTGGTCCGCAGCCTCGACGCGGAGTCGGTCGCCGCGTTGTTGTCGCGGCTCTCACCGGCCGAGGCCAAGGCGGTCCGGCAGGCGGTGCGTGAGCTCGACCACATCACCGACGAGGACCGCCAGGCCGTGGCGGCCGCCCTCCGCGGCGGCGCCCACGAGCCGGCAGAGTTCGATAGCGAGCCCGCCCCGGCGGCGGCTGGGGTCGAGTTTGCGGTCAGCGGCGCCTACTCGGCGCCCTCGGCGGCTGCGTTCGCCCGGCCCGCCGCCCCGAGCCCGATCGAGAACGCCAACCCGCGGATCGACAAGCTCGGTCAGGCCGACCCCGAGGCCCTGATCGCGTACCTCACCCACGAGCAGCCGGCGACCATCGCGGTGGTGCTGTCCTGCCTGCCGCCGCAACGCGCCGCCGAGGTGCTCAGCCGCCTGCCCGAGGAGGCGCGGTGCCGGGCGATCGACCGGCTGGCCGACATGGGCGACATCGACCCCGACAGCCTCGACGTGATCGCGTCGGAGCTCGAGTCGTGGATCGCGCAGCACACCCAGGACCGCCGCCGCAAGGAAGACCGTCGGGCCGCGTTGCAGGCGATCCTCCTGGCGTCGCCGGCGGGCACGCGGGGGCTGCTGGTCGACCGCCTCGCGACGCGATTCCCCGAGCTCAAGCCGCAACCGCAACCAGAGCCGATTCCAAAGCCCAAACGCGAACCTCGGCCCGAGCCGCCGCAGGTATCGGTCGTGCTCCCCCCGGCGCCGCGCAAGCCGATCGCGCCGCCTCCCGAGATCCCCTTCGCCCAGTTAGAGTCGCTCGACGGCCAGCAGCTGGCCGCGGTGTTCGGGGAGGTCGACCGCTCGGTGCTGCTGGTCGCCCTGTTTGGCGCCAGCGAGAACCTGCTCCAGCGGATCCGCGGCGTCACGACCGCCAAGCAGCAGCGGGCGCTCGAGCAGAGCATCAAGCGGCTCGGCCCGTTGCGGCTCAGCGACATCTCCCACGCCCAGCAGGTCGTCGGTCAGGCCGCCGCCCGCGTGCTTGGCCCCGCGCGGAGGGCAGCCTGA
- a CDS encoding FliH/SctL family protein, with amino-acid sequence MASIIRGGVDSAHATNNPVRAVAFDFHDMSHRAEEYIQEVRNEAAKIVQQAHSDAEQIRRKAEQAGRETAEQAIEKVLSEMVGKQIDTLRPAVNKIVHQLNATRDSWQEHWREAAVALAVKIAERLVRRELTARPEISAEWVAEALTMAAGGGDIAVRLNPADHAHLAPKADEIAQDLGKLAQTRIIADSAVSPGGCLVETRHGSIDLQLESQLERIAEELS; translated from the coding sequence ATGGCGAGCATCATCCGCGGCGGCGTCGACTCGGCGCACGCCACGAACAACCCAGTGCGGGCCGTGGCGTTCGACTTCCACGACATGTCGCACCGCGCCGAAGAGTACATCCAAGAGGTCCGGAACGAGGCCGCCAAGATCGTGCAGCAGGCGCACTCCGACGCCGAGCAGATCCGCCGCAAGGCCGAGCAGGCCGGACGCGAGACCGCCGAGCAGGCGATCGAGAAGGTGCTGAGCGAGATGGTCGGCAAGCAGATCGACACGCTCCGCCCGGCGGTCAACAAGATCGTGCACCAGCTGAACGCCACCCGCGACAGCTGGCAGGAGCACTGGCGCGAGGCGGCGGTCGCCCTGGCGGTGAAGATCGCCGAGCGGCTGGTCCGGCGGGAGCTGACCGCCCGGCCGGAGATCTCCGCCGAGTGGGTCGCCGAAGCCCTGACCATGGCGGCCGGGGGCGGCGACATCGCCGTCCGGCTGAACCCGGCCGACCACGCGCACCTGGCGCCGAAGGCCGACGAGATCGCCCAGGACCTGGGCAAGCTGGCCCAGACACGGATTATCGCCGACAGCGCGGTCAGCCCCGGCGGGTGCCTGGTTGAGACGCGTCACGGCTCGATCGACCTGCAGCTAGAGTCGCAGCTCGAACGGATTGCGGAAGAGTTGAGTTAA
- a CDS encoding FliI/YscN family ATPase, which translates to MDYERTLQNATPAALTGSVVEVVGLTATAADFPAPVGALAEITSPSGDAIEAEVVGFSDAGAVLYPLKSIAGVRRGCRVRLKRTQRQIRVGANLLGRVVNAHARCIDGKPHPFLTDRTPLERDAPEPIDRPRILQPLSTGVRSIDGMLTCGRGQRLGIFAGSGVGKSVLLGMMAQHTAADVNVICLVGERGREVNDFIERDLGPHGLAKSIVVVATSNEPALMRLQAASAATAIAEWFRDQGKDVLLLVDSVTRTAMANREIGLAAGEPPTNRGYPPSTFSLLPRLVERAGRNKLGSITAFYSVLVEGDDENEPIADTMRGLLDGHVWLSRKLAGEGHYPAIDLLQSISRLMSEVAGKQEQQSAIALRRLLAAYRENEDLITIGAYRKGSNRTVDAALALRDEINGFLRQTRDEHSPLETTIQALNALGARAAAALGTQPTPVAPIVTTAAPIAAPTTTV; encoded by the coding sequence ATGGACTATGAACGGACACTACAGAACGCCACGCCCGCTGCCCTGACCGGCAGCGTTGTGGAGGTGGTCGGCCTGACCGCAACCGCGGCCGACTTCCCTGCGCCGGTCGGCGCGCTGGCCGAGATCACCTCGCCGTCGGGCGACGCGATCGAGGCCGAGGTGGTCGGCTTCTCCGACGCCGGAGCCGTGCTGTACCCGCTCAAGAGCATCGCCGGCGTCCGCCGCGGCTGCCGCGTGCGGCTGAAGCGGACCCAGCGCCAGATCCGCGTCGGCGCCAACCTGCTGGGCCGCGTGGTCAACGCCCACGCCCGCTGCATCGACGGCAAGCCCCACCCGTTCTTGACCGACCGCACGCCGCTGGAGCGCGACGCGCCCGAGCCGATCGACCGGCCACGGATCCTGCAGCCGCTGTCGACCGGCGTCCGCTCGATCGACGGCATGCTGACCTGCGGCCGCGGGCAGCGGCTCGGCATCTTCGCCGGGTCGGGCGTCGGCAAGAGCGTGCTGCTGGGAATGATGGCGCAGCACACCGCGGCGGACGTTAACGTGATCTGCCTGGTCGGCGAGCGCGGCCGCGAGGTGAACGACTTCATCGAACGCGACCTCGGCCCCCACGGCCTGGCGAAGAGCATCGTGGTGGTGGCCACCAGCAACGAGCCGGCCCTGATGCGGCTGCAGGCGGCCTCGGCCGCGACTGCAATCGCCGAGTGGTTCCGCGACCAGGGCAAGGACGTCCTGCTGCTGGTCGACTCGGTCACCCGCACCGCGATGGCCAACCGCGAGATCGGGCTGGCCGCCGGCGAGCCCCCCACCAACCGCGGCTACCCCCCGTCCACCTTCAGTCTGCTGCCGCGTCTGGTCGAGCGGGCGGGCCGCAACAAACTCGGCAGCATCACGGCCTTCTACTCAGTGCTGGTCGAGGGCGACGACGAGAACGAACCAATCGCGGACACCATGCGGGGCCTGCTCGACGGGCACGTCTGGCTGTCGCGCAAACTGGCGGGCGAGGGCCACTACCCGGCGATCGACCTGCTGCAGAGCATCAGCCGTCTGATGAGCGAGGTCGCCGGCAAGCAGGAGCAGCAGTCGGCCATCGCGCTGCGGCGGCTGCTGGCCGCGTACCGCGAGAACGAGGACCTGATCACCATCGGCGCCTACCGCAAGGGGAGCAACCGCACGGTAGACGCCGCGCTCGCGTTGCGGGACGAGATCAACGGCTTCCTCCGCCAGACCCGCGACGAGCACAGCCCGCTGGAAACCACCATCCAGGCGCTCAACGCGCTCGGGGCTCGGGCGGCCGCCGCGCTCGGGACCCAGCCGACCCCGGTCGCGCCGATCGTCACGACCGCCGCGCCGATCGCTGCCCCCACAACCACCGTCTAA
- a CDS encoding flagellar export protein FliJ: protein MSAYRFRLEPVRRLREARRDELRGQLADAFRAAEVVSGERQKVLQELRVIRAREQAIARDTNLSISSMVEHQRYELVLQGQAAALAEKLKLVEDEVERRRQLVAEADREVRTLDKLEDRQRETHRVDQQRAEAKAMDATALELQAIRRAGGKRQ, encoded by the coding sequence GTGTCCGCTTACCGCTTCCGACTCGAACCCGTGCGGCGCCTCCGCGAGGCGCGCCGGGACGAGCTGCGCGGTCAGCTCGCCGACGCGTTCCGCGCAGCCGAGGTGGTCAGCGGAGAGCGGCAGAAGGTGCTGCAGGAGCTCCGCGTGATCCGCGCCCGCGAGCAGGCCATCGCGCGGGACACGAACCTGAGCATCAGCAGCATGGTCGAGCACCAGCGGTACGAACTGGTGCTGCAGGGCCAGGCCGCTGCCCTCGCCGAGAAGCTGAAGCTGGTCGAGGACGAGGTAGAACGCCGGCGGCAGCTGGTCGCCGAGGCCGACCGCGAGGTCCGCACCCTCGACAAACTCGAAGACCGCCAACGCGAGACCCACCGCGTCGACCAGCAGCGCGCCGAGGCCAAGGCGATGGACGCCACGGCACTCGAGCTGCAGGCGATCCGCCGGGCAGGAGGTAAACGGCAATGA